A single genomic interval of Lewinellaceae bacterium harbors:
- a CDS encoding serine hydrolase has protein sequence MRGFIIFCLLTLLAIACLPERREPPPELPGLAPYLQQGAEEVETIIGNMSLEQKLGQLIIVARSGAPEPELHQWVRTGRVGGVALSGLRLEQFISLQDSLRREAPYPLLSTTLGGALFNNQFSDAIALPVMDALLALPSDSMKQQLHQLFLRQAEALGLNMAPAPYLSPLEQRYALDEGDLQQYARDINWLNERHILSIADGFAAIPLLQPGQDSLRDSLLNDFRHLALAGLSGFWIHPSIYESTELRPDAVHRFFRGRLQFDGLLLAHLRADNQLDEILDSGVDLIVTHNNPGFVMNYLLAAYRSGELSETDLHARLRRILLAKGWARRPDTASRPEPEPPFSENPARMLPASMFAGMNENEPLPSGPDTKLARYFGDQRWPYWQRRLQEESIVVASNPDSLLPFRRLARRQFRAFHLGDGDSGSFQAAFSKYAASASWHGHTWSELGQELANLNGAEDVIVVLHNFQMDSLQAAVLLSLARRQAVALVNLQHLENLALLDTSLAVVHAFEDGESWQELAAQALFGGIPSSGKLPFTLNRFFAKGQGASLPQLRLRYGLPEQAGIAPEKLVGIDAIVETAIDQAAFPGCQIVVVKDGTVAYDKALGYHTYNKDRPAEKTDLYDVASLTKAATTALAAMKLYEEGAISINGKLRKQMTMPRDSRLRNLTVKKLMTHQSGLQPHMPIVPYLLYRDMENADCSRYFCNHPSDTFPIQVADAFYFGRKYRDQVLEDVHRLRPRNRYRYSDVNFVLMQQLIEEKAAVPLDSFAANNFYGPLGLQHTGFRPLLRWDSSAIVPTQFDRRWRHQLVHGYVHDETAALLGGVAGNAGLFSTAEELAVIFQMLLNGGTYGGERYLEAETIRYFTSARHGNHRGLGFDKPSDESIKKNKFPEQVSEATFGHTGFTGTCAWADPERGLAYIFLSNRIYPDVNNRKIFEKRVRERIHQVIYDALDTYVPEMPVI, from the coding sequence ATGCGAGGCTTCATCATTTTTTGTTTATTGACCTTGTTGGCCATTGCCTGCCTGCCGGAGCGGCGCGAACCGCCGCCCGAGCTGCCAGGCCTGGCGCCCTATTTGCAACAGGGGGCGGAAGAGGTGGAAACCATCATTGGGAATATGAGCCTGGAGCAGAAGCTCGGGCAACTGATCATCGTAGCCAGGAGCGGCGCCCCCGAACCCGAGCTTCATCAGTGGGTGAGAACCGGCAGGGTAGGAGGGGTGGCCCTGAGCGGCCTTAGGCTCGAACAATTCATCAGCCTGCAGGATAGCCTGCGAAGGGAGGCGCCTTACCCGCTTTTGTCCACCACGCTTGGCGGCGCCTTGTTCAACAACCAGTTTTCTGACGCTATAGCCCTGCCGGTGATGGACGCTCTGCTCGCCCTGCCTTCCGACAGCATGAAGCAACAATTGCATCAGTTATTTCTGCGCCAGGCCGAAGCCCTGGGCCTCAATATGGCCCCGGCGCCCTACCTGAGCCCATTAGAGCAACGCTACGCTCTGGATGAAGGCGATCTGCAGCAATATGCCAGGGATATCAACTGGCTCAACGAGCGCCACATTCTCAGCATAGCCGATGGTTTTGCTGCCATTCCGTTGCTTCAGCCCGGGCAGGATAGCCTTCGGGACAGCCTTTTGAATGATTTTCGCCACCTGGCCCTGGCCGGCCTTTCCGGGTTTTGGATACACCCTTCTATTTATGAATCGACGGAATTGCGGCCCGATGCCGTCCACCGCTTTTTTCGCGGGCGCCTGCAATTCGACGGCTTGCTCCTGGCCCATCTTCGGGCGGACAACCAGTTGGATGAAATCCTGGATTCAGGGGTAGACCTCATCGTTACCCACAACAATCCCGGCTTTGTCATGAATTACCTCCTGGCGGCCTACCGGTCCGGGGAGTTGAGCGAAACCGATCTTCACGCCAGGCTGCGCCGCATCTTGCTTGCCAAAGGCTGGGCCAGAAGGCCGGATACCGCCTCCCGGCCAGAACCAGAGCCCCCGTTTTCGGAAAATCCTGCCCGCATGTTGCCCGCTTCTATGTTTGCCGGCATGAATGAAAACGAGCCGCTGCCTTCCGGGCCGGATACAAAATTGGCGAGGTACTTCGGCGACCAACGGTGGCCTTACTGGCAGCGCCGGCTTCAGGAAGAATCAATTGTAGTAGCTTCCAACCCAGACAGCCTGCTGCCTTTCCGGCGCCTTGCCCGGCGGCAGTTCAGGGCCTTTCACCTCGGAGATGGAGATTCGGGCAGCTTTCAGGCAGCTTTTAGTAAATACGCTGCCTCTGCCAGTTGGCATGGCCATACCTGGAGCGAACTAGGCCAAGAGTTGGCCAACCTGAATGGCGCCGAGGACGTCATCGTGGTGTTGCACAATTTTCAGATGGACAGCCTTCAGGCAGCCGTTCTTTTGTCGCTTGCCCGCCGGCAGGCGGTTGCGCTGGTAAATCTCCAGCACCTGGAAAACCTGGCTTTGCTGGACACCAGCCTCGCCGTCGTCCATGCCTTTGAAGATGGAGAAAGCTGGCAGGAGCTCGCCGCCCAGGCGCTTTTTGGAGGGATTCCTTCCAGCGGCAAACTCCCCTTTACCCTCAACCGCTTCTTTGCCAAAGGGCAGGGAGCGAGCCTGCCGCAGCTGAGATTGCGTTACGGCTTGCCCGAACAGGCCGGCATTGCCCCGGAGAAACTGGTAGGCATCGATGCTATTGTCGAAACAGCGATTGACCAAGCCGCTTTTCCGGGCTGCCAGATCGTCGTGGTTAAAGATGGCACTGTTGCCTACGACAAAGCATTGGGGTATCACACCTACAACAAAGACAGGCCGGCTGAAAAAACCGACCTCTACGACGTCGCTTCCCTCACCAAGGCGGCCACTACGGCCCTGGCTGCCATGAAATTGTACGAGGAAGGCGCCATCAGCATCAACGGAAAGCTGCGCAAACAGATGACCATGCCCCGCGACTCCCGCTTGCGCAACCTGACCGTGAAAAAACTGATGACCCATCAATCGGGCCTGCAGCCTCACATGCCGATCGTGCCCTATTTGTTGTACCGGGATATGGAGAACGCAGATTGCAGCCGTTATTTTTGCAACCATCCTTCCGATACGTTCCCCATACAAGTGGCGGATGCCTTTTACTTCGGCCGCAAATACCGCGATCAGGTGCTGGAAGATGTGCACCGCCTGCGCCCCCGCAACCGGTACCGGTACAGCGACGTCAACTTCGTCCTGATGCAGCAATTAATAGAGGAAAAGGCTGCTGTTCCGCTCGATTCTTTTGCGGCCAACAATTTTTACGGCCCTTTGGGGCTTCAGCATACGGGGTTCCGGCCCCTTTTGCGCTGGGACAGCAGTGCGATCGTACCCACTCAGTTTGACCGCCGCTGGCGCCACCAGCTGGTACACGGCTATGTACACGATGAAACTGCGGCCCTGCTCGGCGGCGTAGCAGGCAATGCCGGGCTGTTTTCTACAGCTGAAGAACTGGCTGTGATCTTCCAGATGTTGCTCAACGGAGGAACGTACGGAGGAGAGCGATACCTGGAAGCCGAAACCATCCGGTATTTCACCAGCGCCCGCCATGGCAACCACCGCGGGCTGGGCTTCGATAAACCCTCAGATGAATCCATCAAAAAGAACAAGTTTCCCGAACAGGTGAGTGAAGCTACCTTTGGCCATACCGGCTTTACCGGGACCTGCGCCTGGGCGGACCCCGAACGGGGCCTTGCCTACATTTTCCTTTCCAACCGAATTTACCCGGACGTCAACAACCGAAAGATTTTTGAAAAAAGGGTCCGCGAACGCATTCACCAGGTCATCTACGATGCGTTGGATACGTATGTGCCGGAAATGCCGGTTATTTAG